A single genomic interval of Sphingobium sp. EM0848 harbors:
- a CDS encoding thiamine pyrophosphate-requiring protein, with protein MSHTAATRYLTALAEHGVDSIFANAGTDFAPIVEAYAANTKEGGPELPKPVLCAHENLAGGMAHGAALVSGKPQAVMLHVNVGTANVACAVANAARDRIPLLITAGRSPILESGVTGARDLPIHWSQEMFDQASLVREFVKWDYELRDSRQVDAVVDRALSLATAHPRGPVYLALPREVLAEADESPAGERLRTPVPSAVYPDPDAIDQLADRIVAADFPVIVATASGIEPESVALLTSCAEQFAVGVADPWHRYLNIAANHPNRLGPDTLGVLKKADLIVFLESDVPWMDAHGSPRPDCFIAQVGVDPLYSDYPIRSHRADLNIAATPTAFLKQLTIALGKRAGSINPARAEKIRTAASVHHDSIAALRKQEAASDSDAPITKNTISAMLGELLGEDDIVFNEYVATPCLLNRTKAGTYYFLPASGGLGWGLPAALGAKYAAPDRTVIATLGDGAYMFANPAACHHAAAKHDLPILTILANNCNWWAVDMATQLVYPDGRANTEDRFSNLSPSPEFAAYCTASGGHGVTVHKRSELRAALAEALRVVREERRQALVDVRCV; from the coding sequence ATGTCCCATACCGCCGCCACCCGCTATTTGACCGCACTCGCCGAGCACGGGGTCGATTCGATCTTTGCCAATGCGGGGACCGATTTCGCGCCGATCGTCGAGGCTTATGCCGCCAACACCAAAGAAGGGGGACCGGAACTGCCCAAGCCGGTGCTCTGCGCGCACGAGAACCTTGCCGGAGGCATGGCGCATGGTGCGGCGCTTGTATCAGGCAAGCCTCAGGCGGTGATGCTGCACGTCAATGTCGGCACTGCAAACGTTGCCTGTGCTGTCGCCAACGCAGCACGCGACCGGATACCGTTGCTCATCACCGCAGGACGCTCACCCATTCTTGAGAGCGGCGTCACCGGCGCCCGCGACCTGCCAATCCACTGGTCGCAGGAGATGTTCGATCAAGCGAGCTTAGTCCGCGAGTTTGTGAAATGGGACTATGAGCTGCGCGATTCGCGGCAGGTCGACGCTGTCGTCGATCGTGCACTGAGCCTTGCCACCGCCCATCCCCGCGGTCCTGTATATCTCGCATTGCCGCGCGAAGTGCTGGCCGAAGCAGACGAAAGCCCGGCTGGCGAGCGCCTCCGTACGCCAGTCCCTTCAGCCGTCTACCCCGACCCCGATGCCATCGATCAGCTCGCCGACCGGATCGTTGCGGCCGATTTCCCGGTCATCGTCGCCACCGCTTCGGGCATCGAGCCCGAATCGGTCGCCCTACTGACCTCCTGCGCCGAACAGTTTGCGGTCGGCGTCGCCGACCCATGGCACCGCTACCTGAACATCGCGGCCAACCATCCGAATCGCCTCGGCCCCGACACCCTTGGCGTGCTCAAGAAAGCCGATCTTATCGTTTTCCTGGAATCGGATGTTCCATGGATGGACGCGCACGGATCACCGCGGCCCGACTGCTTCATCGCGCAAGTCGGCGTCGATCCCCTTTATTCGGACTATCCGATCCGTTCACATCGTGCGGACCTGAACATCGCAGCGACCCCGACCGCCTTCCTGAAGCAGTTGACGATCGCACTAGGCAAGCGCGCCGGTAGCATCAACCCGGCCAGGGCGGAGAAAATCCGCACCGCCGCTTCGGTGCATCACGACTCGATCGCCGCGCTGCGGAAGCAGGAGGCCGCGTCTGATTCCGACGCGCCAATCACCAAGAACACCATTTCCGCGATGCTCGGCGAATTGCTCGGCGAGGACGATATCGTCTTCAACGAATATGTCGCGACGCCGTGCCTGCTGAACCGGACCAAAGCCGGCACCTATTATTTCCTGCCTGCATCGGGCGGCCTCGGCTGGGGCCTCCCCGCCGCGCTCGGCGCCAAATACGCTGCGCCGGATCGCACCGTGATCGCGACGCTCGGCGACGGCGCCTATATGTTCGCCAACCCGGCGGCGTGCCACCATGCAGCGGCCAAGCACGACCTGCCGATACTCACGATCCTCGCCAACAATTGCAACTGGTGGGCGGTCGATATGGCGACGCAACTCGTCTACCCGGACGGTCGCGCCAACACCGAAGATCGCTTCTCGAACCTTTCGCCTTCGCCTGAATTCGCGGCCTATTGCACAGCATCGGGGGGCCATGGCGTCACCGTTCACAAGCGCAGCGAACTCAGGGCCGCGCTGGCGGAAGCGCTTCGCGTCGTACGCGAAGAACGCCGTCAGGCGCTCGTCGACGTCCGCTGCGTCTGA
- a CDS encoding plasmid pRiA4b ORF-3 family protein: MSNGTVVRMKSMLDDVTPAVSRTLEVPLNIRLDRLHTVFQTGFGIPDPEYGFDGPLDARKATLAHVLAD, translated from the coding sequence GTGAGCAACGGCACTGTCGTGCGGATGAAGAGTATGCTGGACGATGTCACGCCGGCCGTCAGTCGGACGCTGGAGGTCCCGCTCAATATCCGGCTCGACCGTTTGCACACCGTCTTCCAGACCGGCTTTGGCATCCCCGATCCCGAATATGGCTTCGATGGGCCGCTCGACGCCCGTAAGGCCACCCTCGCTCACGTCCTGGCGGATTGA
- a CDS encoding TonB-dependent receptor, with product MPSLGDIIVTAQKRAENVQKTPIAITAISADRIAQANLDRPDKLGFSVPSMTNAESSGFSFLTLRGVGNSTAGLSEATVATYQDGVYTGMQITQRVPTFDLERVEILRGPQGTLYGRNTTGGVVNYITKTPSFEFGAVGDVSYGNFDAIETNVGLTGPLVEDKIAAKASFNYSKHDGYYPNVVIGGRDYAERQIGGRLAVLLRPTENLSITVRGDATKNRSTNSYVSLGTTSLDGLTDLAHPLGIFSQPAAFFEANPGILSPADIAKLNGGSIASYYNLMQPGEPAPDPLKTGKTANRLPNLYKTKASGASITVDWDLGDVNVKSISAYRYGDLYAESDITGQPVPLTPTPRPLAITEKQYTQEFNFSGKSFDNRLDWLVGAFYYRDDGDYRGQYYLDGLGQLIQAGAFTANMSGSPYQLALNFPQGPLPSINSLAGGRTSIWQTALSDGPAYPGDPAGNVTAGVTIPQTPYQSFRQTQRSQSYAAFAQLTYHLTDKLRLTGGFRYTIDKKETHRIIHSNFLWALAAARMPDASDDSIATAAGLCDTRSKRTWKKPTGTIGIDYDLAPRVLTYAKVARGYKAGGMNNSECNNIYDPETLTDYEGGVKAVLADGQVLTNLSFYYYDYKNIQFLTFSNVSTLIKNAGSAKTFGVELEYAFRPKFAPGWQLDGAASFQESKYGQGCFGDPANTNNAGFLSTPKQACPATVLNPNTGQMVPIGASANIKGNDMIRAPRWKFNAGLQYSRDVNDFGNVMARFDAAWTDKFYNTIFMDKAVGYADTVQHSYWNLRALVAWTSPDKRFGLEVYGDNLTNKLYAVDRQLVNLPPTMINVGGLLGSPRTYGVRFRAKLGPAY from the coding sequence ATGCCCAGTCTCGGCGACATTATCGTGACTGCGCAGAAGCGCGCAGAGAATGTCCAGAAGACGCCGATCGCAATAACGGCGATTTCAGCGGACCGAATTGCTCAAGCCAATCTCGACAGGCCAGACAAGCTCGGCTTCTCGGTGCCGTCGATGACCAACGCCGAAAGTTCAGGCTTCTCTTTTCTCACCCTGCGCGGCGTGGGCAACAGCACGGCGGGTCTGTCAGAGGCGACGGTGGCGACCTATCAGGACGGCGTCTATACCGGGATGCAGATCACGCAGAGGGTGCCCACCTTCGATCTGGAACGCGTCGAGATTTTGCGCGGGCCTCAGGGCACGCTCTATGGTCGGAATACGACTGGCGGCGTGGTCAATTACATTACCAAGACTCCGAGCTTCGAATTTGGCGCGGTGGGGGACGTCTCCTACGGCAATTTTGACGCCATCGAGACCAATGTCGGTCTGACCGGTCCGCTCGTTGAAGACAAGATTGCTGCCAAGGCCTCGTTCAACTACAGCAAGCATGACGGTTATTATCCGAATGTCGTGATCGGGGGACGGGATTATGCGGAACGTCAGATCGGCGGCAGGCTGGCGGTGCTCCTGCGGCCGACCGAAAACCTGTCGATCACGGTCCGGGGCGATGCGACCAAGAACAGGTCGACCAATTCCTATGTCTCGCTCGGCACGACATCGCTGGATGGCCTGACCGATCTTGCCCATCCTCTGGGCATCTTCTCGCAGCCTGCGGCCTTTTTTGAAGCGAATCCGGGAATATTGTCGCCCGCAGACATCGCCAAGCTGAACGGCGGCAGCATTGCGAGCTATTATAATCTGATGCAACCCGGCGAGCCGGCGCCGGATCCGCTGAAGACCGGGAAGACTGCGAACCGTCTGCCTAATCTATACAAGACCAAGGCGTCCGGGGCGAGCATCACCGTCGATTGGGATCTCGGTGATGTGAACGTGAAATCGATCTCCGCTTATCGCTATGGCGACCTTTATGCGGAAAGCGACATTACCGGGCAACCTGTTCCGCTTACGCCGACGCCCAGGCCGCTTGCGATTACGGAAAAGCAATATACCCAGGAATTCAACTTTTCGGGCAAGTCCTTCGATAATAGGCTCGACTGGCTTGTGGGAGCCTTTTATTATCGCGACGATGGCGACTATCGGGGCCAATATTATCTGGACGGCTTGGGTCAGCTGATACAGGCGGGCGCTTTTACCGCCAATATGTCGGGGTCGCCCTATCAATTGGCTCTGAATTTCCCCCAAGGGCCTCTGCCGTCAATTAACAGCCTTGCCGGCGGCCGCACCAGCATATGGCAGACGGCGCTCTCGGATGGCCCCGCCTATCCGGGCGACCCGGCTGGCAATGTGACCGCGGGCGTGACAATCCCCCAAACGCCGTATCAGAGCTTTCGGCAGACCCAGCGGAGCCAGTCATACGCCGCATTCGCCCAGCTTACCTATCATCTGACCGACAAGCTGCGCCTGACCGGTGGTTTCCGCTACACGATCGATAAGAAGGAAACGCACCGCATCATTCACAGCAACTTCCTGTGGGCCTTGGCTGCTGCCCGGATGCCGGATGCCAGTGATGATTCCATCGCGACGGCGGCCGGCCTGTGCGATACGAGGAGCAAAAGAACCTGGAAGAAGCCTACCGGCACGATCGGTATCGACTATGATCTTGCGCCGCGCGTGCTCACCTACGCCAAGGTGGCCCGGGGTTACAAGGCGGGCGGCATGAACAATTCGGAATGCAACAACATCTACGACCCGGAAACCCTGACCGATTACGAGGGTGGGGTGAAGGCGGTGCTGGCCGATGGTCAGGTGCTGACGAACCTTTCCTTCTATTATTATGATTACAAGAACATCCAGTTCCTCACCTTTTCGAATGTGAGCACGCTGATCAAAAATGCCGGTTCGGCCAAGACCTTCGGCGTCGAGCTTGAATATGCATTCCGTCCGAAATTCGCGCCGGGCTGGCAACTGGACGGTGCAGCTTCGTTCCAGGAATCGAAATATGGCCAGGGTTGCTTCGGCGATCCCGCGAACACCAACAATGCAGGTTTCCTGTCTACGCCCAAGCAGGCCTGCCCGGCGACGGTGCTCAACCCCAATACGGGACAGATGGTGCCGATCGGCGCTTCCGCCAATATCAAGGGCAACGATATGATCCGTGCGCCCCGCTGGAAGTTCAATGCCGGCCTGCAATATTCCAGGGACGTCAACGACTTCGGCAATGTGATGGCACGTTTCGATGCCGCCTGGACGGATAAATTCTACAATACGATCTTCATGGACAAAGCTGTGGGTTATGCGGATACGGTGCAGCATAGCTACTGGAACCTGAGAGCTTTGGTGGCCTGGACCTCGCCCGACAAGCGTTTTGGGTTAGAGGTATATGGCGATAACCTCACCAACAAACTCTATGCGGTCGACCGGCAGCTCGTGAACCTGCCGCCCACCATGATCAACGTGGGTGGGTTGTTGGGTTCCCCACGCACCTACGGCGTCAGGTTCAGGGCGAAACTCGGACCGGCCTATTAA
- a CDS encoding plasmid pRiA4b ORF-3 family protein, translated as MRRKTFQYLYDFGDAWEYSVKIERVSPTSLHLTYPLILDAVGMGPPEDCGGP; from the coding sequence TTGAGGCGCAAGACCTTCCAATATCTCTATGACTTTGGCGACGCCTGGGAATATAGCGTCAAGATCGAGCGCGTCAGCCCAACCAGCCTGCACCTGACATATCCGCTCATCCTCGATGCAGTAGGCATGGGGCCGCCAGAAGACTGTGGCGGCCCATGA
- a CDS encoding enoyl-CoA hydratase-related protein, whose translation MSLDADGVATVLLNRPPANAIDRDMYIEIAGLFAEPDRIGDVKSIVLGAEGRFFCAGNDLDEFATMTPDNGTERMWRVREAFFAIQNCTVPVIGAVHGAALGSGLAIAASCDFVLASPDAKFGLPELTVGVMGGAAHLARLAAQPVVRRMYFTGEAIEARQLVAWGAAIFLHEGEGLIEEAQRLARRAASFSPTAVRLAKQILGRIETMDLQPAYAFEQGYTVKMSGHPDSKEALRAFAEKRAANYAPRNPQWTIEV comes from the coding sequence GTGTCACTTGATGCCGATGGCGTTGCGACGGTGCTGCTCAATCGGCCACCGGCAAATGCCATCGACCGCGATATGTACATTGAGATTGCTGGGCTGTTCGCCGAACCCGACCGGATAGGTGACGTGAAGTCGATCGTGCTTGGCGCGGAAGGCCGCTTCTTCTGCGCCGGCAATGATCTTGATGAATTTGCGACGATGACGCCGGACAATGGCACTGAGCGGATGTGGCGCGTGCGCGAGGCCTTTTTCGCAATCCAGAACTGTACCGTGCCGGTGATCGGCGCGGTGCACGGTGCAGCGCTCGGATCCGGGCTCGCAATCGCAGCGTCGTGCGATTTTGTGCTCGCTAGCCCCGATGCGAAATTCGGGCTCCCCGAATTGACCGTGGGTGTGATGGGCGGTGCGGCGCATCTCGCGCGGCTCGCCGCGCAGCCGGTGGTCCGGCGCATGTATTTCACCGGCGAAGCGATCGAGGCGCGGCAGCTTGTGGCATGGGGTGCCGCAATCTTCCTACACGAGGGTGAGGGACTTATCGAGGAGGCGCAACGGCTAGCCCGCCGTGCGGCATCCTTCAGTCCGACCGCGGTGCGGCTCGCCAAGCAAATTCTCGGCCGCATCGAAACGATGGATTTGCAGCCTGCCTATGCGTTCGAACAGGGCTATACCGTTAAGATGAGCGGTCATCCGGATTCCAAGGAGGCGCTGCGCGCCTTCGCCGAAAAGCGGGCGGCGAATTACGCGCCGCGCAATCCACAATGGACTATTGAGGTCTGA